From Acidobacteriota bacterium, a single genomic window includes:
- a CDS encoding peptidase dimerization domain-containing protein produces MRTRILAASLVAIVLAAVQPSSARSDLWGWETVQEEGAGARGTVSPDRIPAEPAKITAIRTQVDAKIDGYHARMVEMNDSMYRNPEPGFQEFTSSKMLADDLEKHGFQVEWGVPGLEKAWPEFDKLKKVGGLPDDYSGAPYLPTAFRAKYKGRSEHPVVAIVVEYDALRAGFHGCQHNMQGPTGVGAAIALAETLDQNKIPGSVWVIGAPAEEVGPPSKAAMARANYLEGADFAFRSHGAARSTGSAPGGYSARHIIQHRYTFKGKEAHAQRAWGSDANALNAAQLFFHAIDMLRQHSEPQFRFHGVITDGGAAPNVIPPQATALMWVRHLMDETPQGRMSPAQARAAIEKKVEQMNNAAKGAALATGTQVEIERYGTYVPSVSVGVMHDLRFRYAVEYGGGNVQHSQMPAAWEETGMLTVQVPGIGVHVGNPNIPEAPGHSRQNADITISPAGHENLKLTAKTMAATALRLMTDPEMAKKVKDEHAMWVAKYNATATSSGQ; encoded by the coding sequence ATGCGCACGAGGATCCTCGCGGCGTCGTTGGTGGCAATCGTGCTCGCGGCCGTCCAGCCGTCGAGCGCGAGGTCGGATCTCTGGGGCTGGGAAACCGTGCAGGAGGAGGGCGCCGGCGCGCGCGGCACGGTCAGCCCGGACAGGATCCCGGCCGAACCGGCGAAGATCACCGCGATCAGAACACAGGTGGACGCGAAGATCGACGGGTACCACGCGCGGATGGTCGAGATGAACGACTCGATGTACCGCAATCCGGAGCCCGGGTTCCAGGAATTCACGTCGTCGAAGATGCTGGCCGACGACCTCGAGAAGCACGGCTTCCAGGTGGAATGGGGCGTCCCCGGGCTCGAGAAGGCCTGGCCCGAGTTCGACAAGCTGAAGAAGGTCGGTGGGCTGCCGGACGATTACAGCGGCGCACCGTACCTGCCCACCGCCTTCCGCGCGAAGTACAAGGGCAGGAGCGAGCATCCGGTCGTCGCCATCGTCGTGGAGTACGACGCGCTGCGGGCCGGGTTCCACGGCTGCCAGCACAACATGCAGGGCCCGACAGGGGTCGGCGCGGCCATCGCGCTCGCCGAAACGCTGGATCAGAACAAGATTCCGGGGAGCGTCTGGGTGATCGGCGCACCGGCGGAAGAAGTGGGGCCGCCGTCAAAAGCGGCCATGGCACGCGCCAATTACCTCGAGGGGGCGGACTTCGCGTTCCGCAGTCACGGCGCGGCCCGCTCGACCGGCAGCGCGCCCGGCGGCTATTCCGCCCGGCACATCATCCAGCACCGCTATACGTTCAAGGGCAAAGAGGCGCACGCCCAGCGGGCCTGGGGCAGCGATGCGAATGCGCTCAACGCGGCGCAGCTCTTCTTCCACGCCATCGACATGCTGCGCCAGCACTCCGAGCCGCAGTTCCGGTTCCACGGTGTCATCACCGACGGCGGCGCGGCGCCCAACGTCATCCCGCCGCAGGCGACGGCGCTCATGTGGGTGCGGCATCTGATGGACGAGACGCCGCAGGGCAGAATGAGCCCGGCCCAGGCCCGCGCGGCGATTGAGAAGAAGGTCGAGCAGATGAACAATGCGGCCAAGGGTGCCGCGCTTGCCACCGGCACGCAGGTGGAGATCGAGCGCTACGGCACCTACGTCCCGTCAGTCAGCGTCGGCGTGATGCACGATCTGCGGTTCCGGTACGCGGTGGAGTATGGCGGAGGGAACGTGCAGCACAGTCAGATGCCAGCCGCATGGGAGGAGACCGGCATGCTGACGGTGCAGGTGCCGGGCATCGGCGTCCATGTCGGCAACCCGAATATTCCGGAAGCCCCGGGTCACTCTCGCCAGAACGCAGACATCACGATCAGCCCTGCCGGTCATGAAAACCTCAAACTGACGGCAAAGACGATGGCGGCAACCGCGCTGCGCCTGATGACGGATCCGGAGATGGCCAAGAAGGTCAAGGACGAGCACGCGATGTGGGTCGCGAAGTACAACGCGACCGCGACGAGCAGCGGCCAGTAG